CCGGCTGGAAAACTGCCAGGCCTTCAACCTGGCGGTGGGCGACCGCGAGGGAGACGCCGATTTCCGCCCCGAGAAAAACCGATCCCCGCTCCAGGGGCACCTGGTCGAACCCGATTACGCCCTGGGGTTTCGAACCCCGCCGGTCCCCCCCATCAGAGTGCGCGTCGTTTCCCTGGACGGCTTCGTCTACCGGGAAGGCCATCCGGCCCCGGGGTTGATCAAGGTCGACGTCGAGGGCGGGGAGCTCAAAGCCCTGGCGGGCATGCGCCGGGTCCTGGCCGAGGCCCGGCCGGCTCTCGTCTGCGAAGTCCATTCCCACGATCTGGCCCGGGAGGCGGCCTCGTTCCTGAAGCGGGCGGGATACGCGGTTTCCGACCTGGAAGAGGGCGCCGCGGGAATAGTGACCCCCGAGCGCTTCACCCGGCGCCGGTACCTCCTGGGGAGGCCGGAGAAAACCGGATGACCGGCACGGGCCCCAGCCTGCTGTTGGCCGCCGCCTCCGGCTACGGGGCGATCGGAGGAAGCTTCGAACGGGCTTTTGCCGCGGCCGGATGCCGGGTCGCCACCGTCAACAACCGCGATTATCTCCCCCTGCGCCTGTCGCGGCCGGGACGGTTGCGGAACCGGCTGATCCGGCGGCGCGCGGTCGCGGACTACAACCGGGATCTGGAAGCGAACGCCCGCGCCGGGAAACCCGATCTGCTCGTGGTTCTGAAAGGGGCGCTGATCCTCCCGGAGACGCTGAAGCGCATCCGGGAGGGGCTTCCCGGAACCCGGATGATCAATATCAACTACGATAACTATTTCTCCCGGGCGGCCGCCAACAACCTGGGAGACCTCCGCGCCCTGATCGAGGTCTACGACGTTTTTTTCCCCAGTAAAAAAGACAATGTCGGAAAACTGAAGGAACTGGGCGCCCGGGAAGTCCGCTATCTCCCCATCGGCTACGATCCCTGCGTCCATTACCCGGTAACCCCGACCGCGGCCGAAGCCGACGTCTACGGCCGCGCCGTCGCCTTTATCGGCACCTGCACCCCGGAGCGGGTAAGGTTCCTGGAGAGCATCGCCGGCGCCGATCTGGGAATCTGGGGCGGTCATTGGGACCGGGTTCCCCGGCGGCTGCGCGGGGCGGTCAGAAACGCCATAGCCTGCGGCCGGGAATTCTCCCTGGCGGCCGGCGCTTCCCGGATCGTGCTCAATTTCCTGCGCCGGGAAAACTGCGACACTCACAACCAGCGCACCTTCGAAATACCGGCCTGCGGCGGATTCATGCTCAGCCAGCGCACGGAAGAGTTGGCGGAGTTTTTCACCGAGGGGGTGGAGTACGCCGCTTTCTCCTCGAGCGAGGAGCTGGCGGAGAAAACCTCCTGGTACCTGGACCACGAGCGGGAACGGGCGCAGATCGCCCGGCAAGGGCGTATCCGGCTGCTCCGGGACGCCCATACCGTTCAAGACCGCGTCGGGCTGGTCATGGAGACGATCGGGGCATGACCTCCCGCCCTTTCCTGCGGCTGCTGGGGGGGGTCACCCGGCGCGTTCATCCCCGGGGAACGGAACGCCTCCTGCGCCGGCTGCACCACCCCGACCGGGCGGCGGAGAACCCCGTTCGGACGCTCCTGGCCTACGACCGAGGCCTGCGGATATCGATCGACACCGGGGACTTCATCGAATGGCGCATTTTCTTCTTCGGCCATTACGAACCGGCGGTTTCCCGCTTTATCCGAAAATCCCTGCCCCGGGGAGGAACCGCCATCGATGTCGGAGCCAACGTCGGCTGCCACGCGCTGATCATGGCCGACGCGGTCGGCTCCGACGGGACCGTGTACGCCCTGGAACCGCATCCCCGTTCCTTCCGGCGTTTGCGCGACAACCTCGCCCTCAACCGCCTGGACGTCTGCCGGCCGGACGCGCTGGCTCTGGGGGACGAGGAAAAGGAAGCGACGCTCTACGGGCCGGGAGAAGGCCGGGCTTCCCGGGGAGTAGCCAGCCTCTACCCCGGGATCGTTCCCGCCCCCCGGGGGTACCCGGTGACCGTGACCACGTTGGACGTTTTCTGCCGGGACCGAAATCCCTCCCGGCTGGACCTGATCAAGATCGATACCGAGGGAAACGAGCTCAAGGTCATCCGCGGGGGCGCAGCGACCCTGGCCCGATACCGGCCGATACTGATCCTCGAGTATTCGCCGCGCACCTGGACCGCGGCGGGAGCCACCCTGGAAGAAGCCGCCGCGGAACTGGGGAAACTGGGCTACCGCCTGGACCCGCTTCCGGGCGGCAAAGGAGATCTCGGCGGACGGGCCAGCGCCGACCTTCTGGGCACCCCCATGGAAAAGGCGGACCGATGAAGATCGGGCATAAAGCCATCCGCGAGACCACGTTCCTGACGGTTCTCAACAACTGCCGGTTCCTGGTGCGGATGACGGCCAACATCTTCCTCGCCCGGCTCCTGGTTCCCGAATACTTCGGGGCGATCGTCTTCAGTTCCGCCATCCTCAATTTTCTCAATCTGGTCGGGCGCTGGGGGACCGAGGCCGCCATCGTCCAGGAAGGGAATCAGGACCACCGCCTGGCCGACACCATCTTCACCCTCACCATCGTCTACGGGCTCTTTATGCTCATGCTGGTTCCGGGGGTGGTGGTGCTGCTGCGGGCCATCGGCAAACTAGGCAACAGCCCCCGGGATATCCGCCTGATCATCGTCCTCTTCTGTCTCACTCCCCCGGTGGTCTTCAAGATTTTCTCCTCGGTCTCCAGGGACGTCATGCTCCGCTCCATGCTCCTGCAGCGGATGGGCATGGTCGAGCTGGTCGGCACCGCGGGCGCCGCCGTGGCCGGTATCGTGACCGCCCTGTCCGGCCTGGGGATCTGGAGCCTGGTCATCTTCCACGTCCTTCTCAATTTTCTTCCCGCTCTGGGTTATTTCCTGTACTCCCCCTATCGTCCCCGCCTGGGCTGGTCGAAGGAGACGGCGCGCTGGTTCTTCTCCTTCGGGAGCAAGCTCTTTCAGGCCTCCATCCTCCAGCAGGTGGTCACCGACGGCGACGAGCTGGTCATCGGAACCCTTAAAGGCGATACGGCTCTGGGGATCTATAACCAGGCCTGGAAGCTTTCCGACATCTTTCAGACCCTCTTCATCACCACTCTCAATCGCGCGACCCTGGCCACCTTTTCCCGGGGCAGCATCTCCATCCCCAGCAAAGCCCGGGCCTTCGAGTTCGTTTCCCGCTGCCTCTTCCGCTTTTTCCTCCCCTTCTACCTGCTCATGGCCTACTACGCCCGGGAACTGATCGTCGGCATCCTCGGAATCCAGTGGATGGGGGTGGCTCCTCTCCTCGTTCTTCTGCTTCCCTGGAGCCTCTGCGAACCGTTCTTCATTCTCAACCGGCAGTGCAACCTGGCCATGGGCCGTCCCCAGAACTACCTCTCCAGCCTCCTGGTCTGCGCCAGCGTCTTCGGGGTGGGGATATTCCCCATGACCCGCTGGATGGGGATACAGGGAGCCGCCCTGGTCCTCGACGTAGCCATCGCGGCGGGCGCGGTGGCCATCTACGCCCGCACCCGCAAGCTTCTCCCCATCCGGCTCCTGAGCAACATCGCTCCCATCCTGGCGGCGGCGGGGCTCTCGTTTCTCGCCCTGCGCTACGTGGACGATTTTCTTCCCCTGAGGGGCCGGCACTGGCTGGTGGTGGTCCAGGGGTGCGTCGTCTACCTGGGGATCTACCTGGCCGGGCTGGGCCTGCTGGAGTGGCGCCATCTCCGCGGCGACCTCGCCCGGTTTTTCTCGTCTTTTTCCGCAGAAGCCCGGCAGGCGGAGGGAAGTTCGTGAAGGTCGAGAAAACCCGGTTGTTCTTTCCCGCTCTCCTGGCCGCCGCCGCGGTCCTGGCCGGACTGGCCGTCGGGTTCTCCCCCCCCTCTCAACCCTCGCCCGCCTACCTGGCCGACGCCCGGGAGCTGCTGGCGGGCGGGGTGATCGCGTCCGATTTCGAAAAGGTCGGTTATCCCATTTTCCTCTGGGCCGGCCTGACCCTGGGGGGAATGGCCGGCATCTACCTGGGGCAGGCCGGTCTTTATCTGGGAACCGTGGCCCTCTCCTGGTTTCTCCTGCGCCGGACCGGCGTGAGCCGGCGCTGGGCGCTGGGAACGGCGGCCCTGGTGGCCCTTCATCCCGTTCTCCTGCTCAACATCACCCGCGTCGTCGACTCCGGACTCTCCGTCTTCCTGCTTCTCTGCCTGTCCGCGGCCCTGTTGCGGACACCGGCTTCCGGCTGGATCCGGGCCGGGGCGGCGGGAGTCCTGGCGGGGATTACCTGGCTGACGCGCCCCAACTATGTGCTCATTCTCGCCCTCATCCCCCTGGAGGAGGTCAAGTCCCGCCTGCCCCGGGCGCGGAGGCTCCTCTGCCTGGCCGCGACCGGAGCCGCCGCCCTGGGAACGGCGGCCCTCCTGACCTGGTGGGCCTGCGGAAAAGTGAGGCTGATGACCACCGACGGCAACTACGCCCTCTTCACCGGAGCCAACCCCTGGACGGCCCGGATGCTCCTCGCCCACGGCCATACCGAAGGCTACACCCCGCAGATCCTGACCCGGATGGGGATCGATCCGGAGCGGCCGGATATCGATCGGGTCTACCGCGAACTCAGCCTCGACTTCATCCGCCGGCACCCCTTGCGTTATCTCGGCTTCGGCGTCCTCAAGGTCGTCAACGTCTTCAGGCCGGATTATTCCCGGCTGGCCGTCTCCACCACCGTCTCTCTCCCCTGGGCGCTGGCGATCTTCCAAACCATCCTCGCCCTGCCTTTCCCCGTCTGGGCGGCGGTGAGGATGCGGCGGGGAAAGGCCGTCGGTTGGCGGTCGCCCCTCCGGGCGGGCTTGTTTCTGCTGCTTTTTATCCTTCCCCTGTTCATCTACAGCTCCAGCTGCCGCTACCGCCTTCCTTTCGACGTCCTCCTGATTCTCGACACCGCCCGGACTCTTTATCTGACCAGGCGCGGAGTCGGAACATGAGGTTTCCCCGGAATCGGGCCCTGGCCGGCGCCGGAACGCTTTTCGGCGCCGGCGTAATCCTGGGAACGGCCGCCGGCGTCTGGCTGGCCGCCGTCAACCGCTATATCCAGACCGGGTTGTACCGCTCGGCCTGGATCTCGCTCCGGGACTCGGCCGACCGCGGCGCGGCCTGGGGCTTGGCAACGGCGGCGGCGGCCGGCGTCATCGCTCTCCTGTGCGCCGCCGCCGGGAAACGGGGACGCGCCGCGGCTCCCCGCGCCGCCGCCTTGACGGCCCTGGCCGGACTGCTCCTTTACGCCGCCGATCTGTTCCTGCGCCTGTTCACCATCTACAACCTGCCCGTAGCCGCGAGCAGGGCCCTCAAGCGGCTCGGCGAGTTGGCCGGAGGGAGGCGCGCGGCGTCCTATCTCTGGGAACTGCCCGGTCGCCACCCCGAAATCCTGGTCCTGGGAGCGGTGCTGGCGGGAGGGATCGTCCTGCTCTACCTGGCCGCCGGACGCTGGAGCCGCCGCCGGGCCGGGCGCGGGGGCGCCGCGGTGGGAGGGGTCGCCCTCCTCGTCCTGGCCGCGCTCAACCTCGTTCCCCTCTTCTTCGCGGCTCCAACCGGGCCCAACGTCCTTCTGATCGTCGTCGACTGCCTGCGCGCCGACCGCCTGGAGGGCAATGAAGACGTATCCAACCTCAACGCCTTCTCCCGGGAAAGTCTGCGCTTTCCCCGGGTCTGGGCCAACGCCCCCTGGACCAAACCGGCCATGGCTTCCCTTCTTTCCTCTCTTCCCCCCACGCGGCATGGAGCCATGAACCCACTCTCGGCTCTCCCCCGGGGCATCACCACCCTCCCCGAGATTTTCCGCGAACACGGCTACCGCACCTTCTTCATCAACGGCGGCAACCCCAACCTCACCCCGGAATTCGGGTTCGGCCAGGGTTTCGACCGGCTGGAAGTGACCGACCGGCGCTTCGGGCCCGACTGCAACCGCGCGCTCTTCCGCCGGTTGGCGCAGACCGGGAACGAGCCCTTTTTCGGCCTGGTCCACTACATGGATCTTCACCTCCCCTACAACGTCAACCCCGACAACCCGCCGCCCCCGGAACCGCTGCCCGACGGGCTGCGGCCGGGGACCCTGGACTACGACCGGGTCATCGCCGAGGCGGGCAGGGAACCGGTGCGGAGTTACCTGCGGGCGCTCTACCGCGGGCAGCTGCGGTTCGTCGATTCGCTCCTGGGAGAGGTGTTCCGGGAACTGGAGCGGACGGGGCGCGCGGACGACACCATCGTGGCGGTCACCGGGGACCACGGCGAGGAGTTGTGGGAACACGGGGGGTTCGGTCACGGCCACAGCCTCTATAACGAACTCCTGGCCGTCCCCCTCCTGATCCGCGTCCCGGGCCGGACGGGACGCCTGGTGGAGGCCGAACCCGATCAGATCGACATCGCGCCCCTCATCCTTTCCCTGGCCGGAATCGAAAACGCCGGAATGGAAGGGACCGGCCTCGACCCCATGTCCGCGGACAACCGAACCCGCCGGCACTTCGCCTGCGCCACCAGCTACGGCGACGAAAAATATTCCCTGGCGGCCGACGGTTTCAAACTGATCGACAATACCGGGCGCAGAGGCGGGAAGACCGCTCCGCTCCTCCCCGTCCGGGAGGCGGGTTTCGAACTGTTCGATCTGACCCGGGATGCCGGAGAGCGGGAAAACCTGGCGGACGCGGAAACCGGCGTCATGACCGGACTCGCGGGAGAACTGCGCCGGCGGGAAGGCGCCCGGCCGGTGGCGGGAAGGCAGACCGCCTCCCCCGACCGGGAGACGGTCGACAAACTCAAGGCCCTGGGCTATCTGCAGTAGCATGGCGAATCCGGCCCCGGTCAATGTGGCGTTCATCACCTCCCACCCCACCCAGTACCACTCCCCCTTTTTTCGGGTGTTGTCCCGGGAACCCGGGATCGATCTCACCGTCTGCTACTGCCGCGATTTCGGAATCGGGAAAACCTCCCTCGACCCCGGCTTCGGGACCCGGATCTCCTGGGACCTCCCTCTTCTGGAAGGATACCGCCACATTTTTTTCTCCAACTTCAGCCCCCGACCGGGATCGGGCCTGGCGGGTCAGTTCAACCCGGGCCTGATCCGCTGGCTCCTGGCGGAGCGTCCCGACCTGGTCATCCTCCACGGCTGGATGACCGCCACCAACTGGATGGCGGCGGCGGCCTGCCGGGCCGCGGGCATCCCCCTGATTCTCAAGGGGGAGGGCGACCTCCGGCGCGCCCGCGGGGCCTGGAGAAAATCCCTGCGGCGGGCGCCGTTGCGGTTCCTGACCGCGACCGCGGCGGCCGGGCTTTATTCCTGCTCCGCCAACCGGGACTACCTGGCCTCCCTCGGCATCCCCCCGGACCGCCTTTTCTTTTTCCCCTGCGCGGTCGACAACGAATTTTTCCGGCGCCAGGCGGCCGCCCCCCCCGAGGAACCGCCGTTGCGCCGGGAGCTCGGTCTCGATCCCGGAACCGTTATCGTTCTTTTTTCGGGCAAGCTCATCCCCCGCAAGCGTCCGCTCGATCTTCTGGCGGCCTTCAACCGGGCCCGGTTCCGGAGCCCGGCGGCCCTGGTATTCCTGGGCGACGGCCAACTGAGGGCGGAAATCGAGACCGGCGCAGAGGACTCCCCCGGGCCCGTCGTCGTCACCGGGTTCGTCAACCAGTCCGGGATCGGCCGTTATTACCGCGAGGCCGATATCTTCGTCCTGCCCTCGGAATGGGACCCCTCCCCCAAGGCGGTCAACGAAGCCATGAACTTTTCCCTTCCCCTCCTGCTCTCTGACGGAGTGGGAACGGCCCGGGATCTGGTGCGCCCGGAAGCCAACGGTTTCGTCTTCCCCGCGGGCGACGTGGGACGGCTCCGGGAACTCCTGGAAACACTGGCCGAAGATCCGGACCGGAGGCGGCGGATGGGCGCGGAATCGGCCGGTATCGTCGCCGACTGGTCGTACGAGAACGAGGCGGCCGGAACCGCGGCGGCCGTGGCCCGGGCGCGGGAGGGACGACGGTGAAGACAACCGGAAAGCTCTCCTGCCTGACGCCGGGAGACGGCCAGTATTTCTTCGGCTATTACGACCTCTGCCCCTGGAACCGGGATGAAAGCAAGACGCTGGCGCTGAGAACGGATTTCCTCGATCGGCTCCCGGAAGCCGGCGACGAGGCCGAGGTGCTGATTCTCGAACAAGGGCACGCGCCGCGGCGCGTGGCCCGTACCCGGGCCTGGAACTGGCAGTTGGGGGCCCGGTTGCAGTGGCTCCCCGCCTCCCGAGGGGAAGAGATCGTCTTCAATACCCTCGACGGAACCGGACAGCGCGCCGAGATCCTCGACCCCGCCACCGGCGAGCGGCGTTCGCTGCCGTTGCCGGTCTTCACCGTCGCGCCCGACGGATCCCGGGCCCTCTCCCTGAATTTTCAAGCCCTGAAGCGGCTGCGCCCGTCGTACGGATACCCGGGTACGTTCGACGCGGGGGAAGAAGACGGCATTTTCAGCATCGACATCCGCACCGGCGCCCGTCGGTGCATCGTTCCCCTCGACCGTTTGCGTTCCTGGGGGGGGGCGGGATCGGCACGGGGAAGGGAGGACTGGGTCAATCATATCCTCATCGCCCCGGGCGGGAAACGGTTCTGTTTTCTCCACCGCTGGAGCCTGCCCGGAGGAGGAGTCTATTCCCGACTTTTCGCCGCCGACATGGACGGCGGCAATCTGGCCTGCCTGCTCGACAGCGGCAACGTCACCCACTGCGGATGGCGCAACGACCGGGAACTGGCCGCCTGGGGAAGGCTTCCCGGGGCGACGACGGCGGTCAAACGCAACCGTTTCCTGAGCCGGGGAGCGGGCCTGCTCCTGCCGCTCTA
Above is a genomic segment from bacterium containing:
- a CDS encoding oligosaccharide flippase family protein, with protein sequence MKIGHKAIRETTFLTVLNNCRFLVRMTANIFLARLLVPEYFGAIVFSSAILNFLNLVGRWGTEAAIVQEGNQDHRLADTIFTLTIVYGLFMLMLVPGVVVLLRAIGKLGNSPRDIRLIIVLFCLTPPVVFKIFSSVSRDVMLRSMLLQRMGMVELVGTAGAAVAGIVTALSGLGIWSLVIFHVLLNFLPALGYFLYSPYRPRLGWSKETARWFFSFGSKLFQASILQQVVTDGDELVIGTLKGDTALGIYNQAWKLSDIFQTLFITTLNRATLATFSRGSISIPSKARAFEFVSRCLFRFFLPFYLLMAYYARELIVGILGIQWMGVAPLLVLLLPWSLCEPFFILNRQCNLAMGRPQNYLSSLLVCASVFGVGIFPMTRWMGIQGAALVLDVAIAAGAVAIYARTRKLLPIRLLSNIAPILAAAGLSFLALRYVDDFLPLRGRHWLVVVQGCVVYLGIYLAGLGLLEWRHLRGDLARFFSSFSAEARQAEGSS
- a CDS encoding glycosyltransferase → MTGTGPSLLLAAASGYGAIGGSFERAFAAAGCRVATVNNRDYLPLRLSRPGRLRNRLIRRRAVADYNRDLEANARAGKPDLLVVLKGALILPETLKRIREGLPGTRMININYDNYFSRAAANNLGDLRALIEVYDVFFPSKKDNVGKLKELGAREVRYLPIGYDPCVHYPVTPTAAEADVYGRAVAFIGTCTPERVRFLESIAGADLGIWGGHWDRVPRRLRGAVRNAIACGREFSLAAGASRIVLNFLRRENCDTHNQRTFEIPACGGFMLSQRTEELAEFFTEGVEYAAFSSSEELAEKTSWYLDHERERAQIARQGRIRLLRDAHTVQDRVGLVMETIGA
- a CDS encoding FkbM family methyltransferase — protein: MTSRPFLRLLGGVTRRVHPRGTERLLRRLHHPDRAAENPVRTLLAYDRGLRISIDTGDFIEWRIFFFGHYEPAVSRFIRKSLPRGGTAIDVGANVGCHALIMADAVGSDGTVYALEPHPRSFRRLRDNLALNRLDVCRPDALALGDEEKEATLYGPGEGRASRGVASLYPGIVPAPRGYPVTVTTLDVFCRDRNPSRLDLIKIDTEGNELKVIRGGAATLARYRPILILEYSPRTWTAAGATLEEAAAELGKLGYRLDPLPGGKGDLGGRASADLLGTPMEKADR
- a CDS encoding sulfatase; amino-acid sequence: MRFPRNRALAGAGTLFGAGVILGTAAGVWLAAVNRYIQTGLYRSAWISLRDSADRGAAWGLATAAAAGVIALLCAAAGKRGRAAAPRAAALTALAGLLLYAADLFLRLFTIYNLPVAASRALKRLGELAGGRRAASYLWELPGRHPEILVLGAVLAGGIVLLYLAAGRWSRRRAGRGGAAVGGVALLVLAALNLVPLFFAAPTGPNVLLIVVDCLRADRLEGNEDVSNLNAFSRESLRFPRVWANAPWTKPAMASLLSSLPPTRHGAMNPLSALPRGITTLPEIFREHGYRTFFINGGNPNLTPEFGFGQGFDRLEVTDRRFGPDCNRALFRRLAQTGNEPFFGLVHYMDLHLPYNVNPDNPPPPEPLPDGLRPGTLDYDRVIAEAGREPVRSYLRALYRGQLRFVDSLLGEVFRELERTGRADDTIVAVTGDHGEELWEHGGFGHGHSLYNELLAVPLLIRVPGRTGRLVEAEPDQIDIAPLILSLAGIENAGMEGTGLDPMSADNRTRRHFACATSYGDEKYSLAADGFKLIDNTGRRGGKTAPLLPVREAGFELFDLTRDAGERENLADAETGVMTGLAGELRRREGARPVAGRQTASPDRETVDKLKALGYLQ
- a CDS encoding glycosyltransferase family 4 protein, whose translation is MANPAPVNVAFITSHPTQYHSPFFRVLSREPGIDLTVCYCRDFGIGKTSLDPGFGTRISWDLPLLEGYRHIFFSNFSPRPGSGLAGQFNPGLIRWLLAERPDLVILHGWMTATNWMAAAACRAAGIPLILKGEGDLRRARGAWRKSLRRAPLRFLTATAAAGLYSCSANRDYLASLGIPPDRLFFFPCAVDNEFFRRQAAAPPEEPPLRRELGLDPGTVIVLFSGKLIPRKRPLDLLAAFNRARFRSPAALVFLGDGQLRAEIETGAEDSPGPVVVTGFVNQSGIGRYYREADIFVLPSEWDPSPKAVNEAMNFSLPLLLSDGVGTARDLVRPEANGFVFPAGDVGRLRELLETLAEDPDRRRRMGAESAGIVADWSYENEAAGTAAAVARAREGRR
- a CDS encoding FkbM family methyltransferase, translated to MKRPVFVKTVGALARMVPWKVRVSLDGSKTLRRPLRRLIESALPDEPAEVTVAGGALEGAKMILDLRREKYLWLGTHEVAVQKILADLLSPADVVYDVGAYVGFFTLLAGRLCPRGRCLAFEPNPASFRRLQANLELNRLENCQAFNLAVGDREGDADFRPEKNRSPLQGHLVEPDYALGFRTPPVPPIRVRVVSLDGFVYREGHPAPGLIKVDVEGGELKALAGMRRVLAEARPALVCEVHSHDLAREAASFLKRAGYAVSDLEEGAAGIVTPERFTRRRYLLGRPEKTG